A window of Streptosporangiales bacterium genomic DNA:
GCGACTTGGTCGCCTCCACGCCGAGCTCGTCGAACGTAGCCGCGAGCTGGTCGAGGTCGAGCTCGTCGAGCGGTGCCATCACCGTACGGGCGACGTCGTCGACGACGTCGGCGCTGAGCATTCCCCATGCAGAGAACCCGGACGGCGCGAACGGTACGACCACCTCACGGATGCCCATCTCCCTCGCCAACAGCGGCGCGGTCAACGGGCCCGCACCGCCGAACGCCAGCAGTGAGAACACCCGCGGGTCGTGCCCGCGCTCGACGGTGATCTGCCGCACCGCACCGACCGTCCGCGCAAGCATTACGTCGAACACACCCGCAGCGGCCGGTTCGACCTCCATACCGAGTGGCTGCGCGATCTCCTGCTCGAGCGCGGCGCGCGCCCGGTCGACGTGCAGCTCCATCTCGCCGGCGAGGAAGCTCGCCGGGTCGACGTAGCCGAGGCAGACGGCCGCGTCGGTGACGGTGGGCGTGGTGCCCCCGCGGCCGTAACAGACCGGGCCAGGGTCGGCACCTGCGCTCTGCGGGCCCACCTTCAGCAGACCGCGGTCCAGCCAGGCGATGGAACCGCCGCCGGCGCCGATGGTGCGGATGTCGTACGTAGGCACGAGCAACGGGAACTGTTCGAGCGCAGCCTCGTGCGTCGCTGCCGCACTGCCGCGTTCGATCACGCACGCGTCGAGCGACGTGCCGCCGATGTCGAAGGTGAGCAGGTTCTGCCGGTCGAGCACCTCGGCGAGGAACGTACCGCCGACGACGCCGCCTGCCGGCCCGGAGAGGATGGTGTGCGTCGGCGACACCTTCGCCGCCTCCGCGGTCATCGAACCGCCGCCGGATCGCATGATGAGGAACTGGCCGGCGAAGCCGCGCCCGCCGAGCGCGCGCTCCAGCTCACCGACGTACCGCTCGAAGATCGGCCGGATGTACGCGTCGAGCACCGTGGTGCTCGTGCGTTCATACTCCCGGTACTCGCGCGCGATGTCCGTGGAGATCGACACCGTGACATCCGGGTGGGCTGCGCGCACGATCTCCGCGGCGCCGCGCTCCTGCGTCGGGTCGCGGAACGAGTGCAGGAAGCAGATGGCGATCGACCGCACCTGGTGCTCTTCTACGAGCATGCGGGCGGCATCGCGCACGCTGTCCTCGTCGAGCTCCTCGACCACGTTGCCCTGGTAGTCGAGCCGGCCCTTCACCCCCACGGTGTGCTTGCGCTGTACGAGACCTGGCGGCCGTTCGTACTGGAAGTCGTACATGTGGTCGGGTGGCACGTTGCCACGGCCAAGCAGGAAGATGTCGCGCATCCCGTCGTTGGTGATGATGCCGGTGGTCTCGCCGCGGCGTTCGAGCACCGCGTTGAGACCGAGCGTTGTGCCGTGGATGAACAACTCCGCCCGCGTGAGGTCGGTGTCGAGCGCGGTCACCGCGTCGAGCACACCCTCCCACGGACGCGCGGGGGTCGTGGACGCCTTGCGGAAGCGGACAGCGCTGGTGCGCGTGTCCAGCTCCATCGCGTCCACGAACGTGCCGCCGATGTCCACGGCTACCCGGAACGTTCCTGCGCCCACTACTCCCCCCCTTCTCGACCACGACCGGCGTGCTGATCTCCGGTACCCGGTGGCAGGCCGCTCGCCGGCCCTGCTCGTACTCGTACAACTCCTGTGGTTGCTCGCATTCCGCCACCGCGTACGGACAGCGCGGAACGAGCGGGCAGCCGGTGGTCGCCTCCGCCTGGTCCAGGTCGCGCGACAGCGTCACGGTGCCCGTGGGTGCGTCGCCGCGCAACCGGGGCGCGCTGGCGAGCAACGCACGCGTGTACGGGTGCATGGGTTCGGCGAACACCCGGTCGGCCGGGCCCTCCTCGACGACCCGACCGAGGTAAAGCACGACGACCCGGTCGCAGAACCCGCGTACGGTGGCGAGGTCGTGCGAGATGAACACGAAGCTGCGCTCGCGTTCCGCAGCGAGCGACCGGATCAGGTCGAGCACTTGCGCCTGCACGGTGACGTCGAGCGCGGACGTCGGTTCGTCCAGTACGACCAGCTCGGGGTCGACGACGAGCGCACGCGCTATAACCACCCGTTGCGCCTGTCCGCCGGAGAGCTGGCTCGGCCTGCGGTCCAGGATCTCCGCCCCCAGGCCGGTCTGCAGCACAGCCTCCTCGGCCCGCACCCGCCGCTCTTCCTTGCCGAGCCCGAGCATCCGCAGCGGTTCGCTGACGGCGTCGAGCACCGTACGCCGTGGGCTCAACGCTCCCTGCGGGTCCTGGAACACCATCTGCACGCGTCGGTGCAGCTGCCGGCGCTCGGACCGCAACATCTTGGTCAGCTGCGCGCCCTCGACCTGCACCGAGCCCGCGGAAACCGGCTGCAGGCCGGCGATCACGCGCGCCAGAGTGCTCTTGCCGCAGCCGCTCTCGCCGACGATGCCGACGCTCTCGCCGTGCGCGACGGTGACCGAGACGTCGTGTAGCGCACGGTGCCCACGGCCGCCGAACCGTCCGCCGTAGACGACGTCGACCGACGTCACGTCGAGCGCCTGCGGGTCGCCCTCCCCTTCTGCGGCACCGCGTGCCCCTTCGGTCGCAGGCGGTTCCGTGACCTGCAGTGCCGGTCCGCTGGCCGGGTGGAAGCACGCCACCGACCAGCGGCCGTCGCGATCGAGGAGCGCAGGGCGTGACGACCGGCACGCGTCGTCGGCGTTCTCGCACCGCGGCGCGAACGGGCAGCTCTCCGGCGCCTCCCGCAACAGCGGCATGGTGCCTGGTGTGGCGGTGACCGCAGTGCCGT
This region includes:
- a CDS encoding hydantoinase/oxoprolinase family protein; the protein is MELDTRTSAVRFRKASTTPARPWEGVLDAVTALDTDLTRAELFIHGTTLGLNAVLERRGETTGIITNDGMRDIFLLGRGNVPPDHMYDFQYERPPGLVQRKHTVGVKGRLDYQGNVVEELDEDSVRDAARMLVEEHQVRSIAICFLHSFRDPTQERGAAEIVRAAHPDVTVSISTDIAREYREYERTSTTVLDAYIRPIFERYVGELERALGGRGFAGQFLIMRSGGGSMTAEAAKVSPTHTILSGPAGGVVGGTFLAEVLDRQNLLTFDIGGTSLDACVIERGSAAATHEAALEQFPLLVPTYDIRTIGAGGGSIAWLDRGLLKVGPQSAGADPGPVCYGRGGTTPTVTDAAVCLGYVDPASFLAGEMELHVDRARAALEQEIAQPLGMEVEPAAAGVFDVMLARTVGAVRQITVERGHDPRVFSLLAFGGAGPLTAPLLAREMGIREVVVPFAPSGFSAWGMLSADVVDDVARTVMAPLDELDLDQLAATFDELGVEATKSLATQGVAAERAILQRQLEIRYLGQEHTLPVPVGEQLDHDTIRAAFEELHETRYGHVMSNRLQVLNVRVRGIGRTARIEVPTFPAGDGDPAQAHTGDRQAYDFGTRALVPFAVYDRSRLEPGDAFAGPALVDEGTSTTVVHSGQRVTVDEHGYLLVTAEGGAR